The proteins below are encoded in one region of Pontibacter deserti:
- a CDS encoding helix-turn-helix domain-containing protein, with amino-acid sequence MEERLNSSRSKIFRVPEAAEYLGVSRSQIYKLTRERLINISKPGGKIIYISQESLDAYALSNGLKTVEQIGAEASHYLSSRKS; translated from the coding sequence ATGGAAGAGCGCTTAAACTCTTCTCGGTCTAAGATTTTTAGAGTCCCTGAAGCTGCCGAATACCTCGGTGTTTCCAGATCACAGATCTATAAACTAACCCGCGAACGGCTCATCAACATATCAAAGCCAGGCGGAAAAATCATCTACATTTCCCAAGAAAGCCTGGATGCGTACGCTTTAAGCAATGGGTTGAAAACCGTTGAACAAATCGGCGCAGAAGCCTCTCACTATTTGTCTTCCCGTAAATCTTAA
- a CDS encoding recombinase family protein — MKIGYARVSTQDQKLELQLDALAQYGCNQVYKEKKSGKSKERPELEKMIAQLRAGDTVVVWKLDRLGRSLRDLIDLVAEFKQKGVDFVSLQDGINTATATGRFTFNIFASLAEFEREIIRERTKAGLDAAKARGRKGGRPQGLSKAAVEKAKSARILFDSGTKSVEEIAKILHISRATCYRYLKYLGT; from the coding sequence ATGAAGATAGGCTACGCCCGGGTATCCACCCAGGATCAAAAATTAGAATTGCAGCTTGATGCCCTTGCCCAGTACGGATGCAACCAGGTCTATAAAGAAAAAAAGTCCGGCAAAAGCAAAGAACGCCCCGAGCTCGAGAAGATGATTGCGCAGCTTCGTGCTGGCGATACGGTAGTAGTCTGGAAGCTCGACCGGCTGGGCCGCTCGCTTCGGGATTTGATTGACTTAGTAGCGGAGTTTAAGCAAAAGGGAGTAGACTTTGTTAGCCTGCAGGATGGCATCAACACAGCCACTGCTACCGGTCGCTTTACCTTTAACATCTTTGCTTCGCTAGCAGAGTTTGAGCGCGAGATCATTCGTGAGCGTACCAAAGCCGGGCTTGATGCAGCTAAAGCCAGGGGCCGGAAAGGGGGGAGGCCTCAGGGACTTTCTAAGGCTGCAGTAGAAAAAGCAAAATCAGCGCGCATCCTGTTTGACTCTGGTACCAAATCTGTAGAAGAAATAGCCAAAATTCTGCATATATCCAGAGCTACTTGCTACCGCTACCTTAAGTATTTAGGGACATAA
- a CDS encoding mCpol domain-containing protein — protein sequence MTYIYIDGDNIGLKIEQSFLNNNEDELSVINLSVIKAIEQISSNLKTSGQVLLFAGADGVISKGNLLDIKKLLESIRAIDSDFTFSIGVGNSLRDCYIALRYAKSVGKNIAIDYSDGRSFKVIK from the coding sequence ATGACATACATATACATAGACGGAGATAACATAGGATTAAAAATTGAACAAAGTTTTTTAAATAATAATGAAGACGAACTTTCCGTCATAAATTTATCTGTAATAAAAGCTATTGAACAAATTTCCTCGAATTTAAAGACGTCAGGGCAAGTATTACTTTTTGCAGGCGCTGATGGTGTTATTTCAAAAGGAAACCTGTTAGATATAAAAAAATTACTTGAGAGCATAAGAGCGATTGACTCTGATTTTACTTTTTCTATAGGTGTTGGTAACAGTTTGAGAGATTGCTATATAGCATTAAGATATGCCAAATCAGTTGGAAAGAATATTGCAATCGATTATAGCGATGGGAGGAGCTTTAAAGTGATAAAGTAA
- a CDS encoding P-loop NTPase family protein yields the protein MIHTNSSAAGKGASSTLELIRNSRERLRQRIADKIKFADPYVLFHDKGLIYPNTINLIQGKTGSHKSRLVELICVILLARNPELVERISWVRRGSSTQKFRVVYIDTERNERDQLPYALQQIQLKAGYKKNEKPENFDYFSFIQVPRMERHQALEDYLRLELNAKSDEAVVVVLDVITDCVSNFNDSADSMQLLDFLNMQISQHNITFICVIHENPTGGDKPRGHVGTELQNKSSSQLQIGYEQDAGKRDTELIRVSTLKNRVNAKQPPVYLRYDVHERGLVLAEDALIQQTIDSRRTKVPAADLLDFLKENLREPMSSADLIVMIKKHFGCSRGTAFDRIKELLLDGNRQLIAANVTGPRLEKIPHGKKELYHLVFPGVFEE from the coding sequence GTGATACATACTAATTCATCTGCTGCTGGCAAAGGGGCCAGCAGCACCCTAGAGCTTATCCGAAACTCCCGGGAACGTTTGCGTCAACGGATAGCGGATAAAATAAAGTTTGCCGACCCATATGTGCTCTTTCACGACAAGGGCCTTATTTATCCAAACACAATAAATCTAATCCAGGGAAAGACCGGCTCTCACAAGAGCCGCCTGGTGGAGTTAATCTGCGTCATATTGTTGGCCCGGAACCCGGAACTGGTAGAGCGCATTTCCTGGGTCAGGCGCGGAAGCAGCACTCAGAAATTCCGTGTGGTTTACATTGATACAGAGCGGAATGAAAGGGACCAGTTGCCTTACGCCTTGCAGCAAATTCAGCTAAAAGCAGGATACAAGAAAAATGAAAAGCCGGAGAACTTCGATTACTTTTCCTTTATTCAAGTACCCCGAATGGAAAGACACCAAGCTTTGGAAGACTATTTGCGCCTAGAGCTGAATGCCAAATCGGACGAAGCAGTGGTGGTGGTGTTAGATGTGATCACAGACTGCGTTTCCAATTTCAACGATTCGGCTGACAGCATGCAGTTACTGGATTTCTTGAACATGCAAATCTCGCAGCACAACATCACTTTTATCTGTGTGATACATGAGAATCCGACGGGTGGAGATAAGCCACGAGGACATGTGGGAACAGAACTACAGAATAAGTCTAGTTCCCAGCTGCAGATCGGCTACGAGCAGGATGCCGGAAAGCGCGATACGGAACTTATCCGGGTGTCCACACTCAAGAACAGGGTAAATGCCAAGCAACCACCTGTTTACCTGCGTTATGATGTGCATGAACGCGGATTGGTATTGGCTGAAGATGCATTGATTCAGCAGACGATAGACAGTAGGCGGACAAAGGTACCTGCTGCGGACTTGCTTGATTTCCTGAAGGAAAACCTGCGCGAGCCCATGAGTAGTGCGGATTTGATCGTAATGATCAAAAAGCACTTCGGCTGCAGTCGCGGAACGGCCTTTGACCGCATTAAAGAATTGCTTCTAGACGGAAACCGGCAACTGATTGCGGCCAATGTGACCGGACCGCGTTTGGAGAAAATTCCGCACGGAAAAAAGGAGCTTTACCACCTTGTTTTTCCGGGTGTTTTTGAAGAATAA
- a CDS encoding SIR2 family protein encodes MNNQITSVSYTVSSNKGAFALLVGSGVSRGAGIPTGWEVVIDLIRKIAAMTNESCEPNPEKWFIEKFRKDPDYSDLLESLTNTQAERLNLLRPYFEPTEDELEEGLKKPTIAHRMMAQLIAKSYIRVVVTTNFDRLLENALKDIGIEPSVISNPGHIENTMPLIHSPITIIKINGDYLDTSFLNIKSELDQYDGRLMDLLGYVFENFGLITCGWSAAWDIALVQSLKTANKFRFSNYFTYVGKSGEHLDALASIRKGHTIPIVNADTFFTELHENIEALENNNSSHPLTPQIALARLKKYVVRDEHIISLHDLIKGEVDRVFENFDALPVTVASSKEEIKVRIEYYLLHCHTLCSLFVNGIYWGKEQHHSIWLNSLARFSSSKERSGNTIWLSLETLPGLIFLYSIGLASILSKDYKLLSKLFSMSVYKSYGEINILDGISAHNTIDPDTLKKALDNQNLVPMSELLFSYLKPFFSSYISHIRDYESLFDRFEYMQALAYTKKMGKGWSPIGRFGYRIIRGGKEHPFGKILHEVETNNDGASLFSPTLFTDLADLKQVEESFKEYFSKVQYNFF; translated from the coding sequence ATGAACAATCAAATCACCTCGGTTTCTTACACTGTGTCCAGCAATAAAGGAGCTTTTGCGCTTTTAGTAGGTTCTGGAGTTTCGAGAGGTGCCGGTATTCCTACAGGTTGGGAAGTGGTAATTGACCTGATTCGCAAAATTGCTGCTATGACGAATGAAAGCTGTGAACCAAACCCTGAGAAATGGTTTATTGAAAAGTTCAGAAAGGATCCTGATTACTCTGACTTGTTAGAAAGCCTTACCAACACCCAAGCAGAACGATTGAACCTACTACGTCCATATTTTGAACCTACTGAAGATGAATTGGAAGAAGGATTAAAAAAGCCCACGATCGCTCATCGTATGATGGCTCAGTTGATTGCTAAGAGCTACATAAGAGTAGTTGTAACAACTAACTTTGATAGGCTTTTAGAAAATGCATTAAAAGACATCGGTATAGAGCCTTCCGTGATAAGCAACCCTGGACACATTGAAAATACAATGCCACTTATCCATTCCCCTATAACAATAATTAAGATAAACGGTGATTACCTTGACACAAGCTTCCTAAATATAAAAAGTGAGCTTGATCAGTACGATGGACGGCTTATGGACCTATTGGGCTATGTGTTTGAGAACTTCGGGTTGATTACTTGTGGATGGTCAGCTGCCTGGGACATTGCATTAGTACAGTCCTTGAAAACCGCTAACAAATTCAGATTCTCCAACTACTTTACTTATGTTGGTAAATCAGGAGAACATTTAGATGCTCTTGCATCCATCAGAAAAGGCCATACTATACCTATTGTTAATGCTGATACTTTTTTTACAGAGCTACATGAGAATATCGAGGCACTCGAGAACAACAATTCATCCCATCCATTAACACCCCAGATCGCTTTAGCCAGGTTAAAAAAGTATGTTGTACGCGATGAACACATTATATCTCTTCACGACTTAATCAAAGGTGAGGTAGATAGGGTTTTCGAGAACTTTGATGCCTTACCAGTTACCGTTGCGTCAAGCAAAGAAGAAATCAAAGTAAGAATAGAATATTACTTGCTGCATTGCCATACACTGTGTAGCCTGTTTGTGAACGGGATTTATTGGGGAAAAGAGCAACACCATTCAATTTGGCTTAACAGTTTGGCCCGGTTTTCATCAAGTAAGGAGCGAAGCGGAAATACAATTTGGCTAAGCCTCGAAACTCTCCCTGGACTTATTTTCTTATATAGTATAGGTCTAGCTAGCATTCTGAGTAAGGATTACAAGCTCCTGTCTAAGTTATTCTCTATGTCTGTTTATAAAAGCTATGGAGAAATAAATATTCTTGATGGCATTAGTGCTCACAATACAATTGATCCTGACACCCTTAAAAAAGCTTTAGATAACCAAAATCTGGTACCTATGTCTGAACTGTTGTTCTCTTACTTGAAACCATTCTTTAGCAGCTATATCTCACATATTCGTGATTATGAAAGCCTTTTTGATAGGTTTGAATACATGCAGGCTTTAGCGTATACTAAGAAAATGGGTAAAGGCTGGAGTCCTATTGGTCGCTTTGGCTACCGGATAATTAGAGGTGGGAAGGAGCATCCATTTGGAAAGATCCTTCATGAGGTTGAGACTAATAATGATGGAGCGAGTTTATTTTCCCCTACTTTATTTACAGATTTAGCTGATCTTAAGCAAGTAGAAGAGAGTTTTAAAGAGTACTTCAGCAAAGTGCAATATAACTTTTTCTGA
- a CDS encoding Cap15 family cyclic dinucleotide receptor domain-containing protein yields MKKSTLERILQVTVALTVLGILIFQLLGINIFSKEGLVKIPSLISGVVLFWVLYISFGWKLPLVKYIVYQENINGTWFGQYASTDFTTNKIYEGEIAIVIRQSFLRIDVTSLTENYINYSFGEAFTHDSKSDSNQLIYLYSQSEFNPTDDKIRKGTSELMLHFNVDEKEFFGDFWTNHNSKGNLNLKKVKSKHAKSFLEAKKFVK; encoded by the coding sequence GTGAAAAAAAGCACTCTTGAAAGAATTTTGCAGGTAACAGTTGCACTGACAGTGCTAGGGATATTGATTTTCCAGCTCTTAGGTATTAACATATTTAGTAAAGAAGGATTGGTAAAAATTCCAAGTTTAATAAGCGGAGTGGTTTTGTTTTGGGTTTTATATATCAGCTTTGGGTGGAAATTGCCGTTAGTGAAATACATAGTTTATCAAGAAAACATTAATGGTACTTGGTTCGGACAGTATGCATCTACAGACTTTACAACAAATAAAATTTACGAGGGGGAAATTGCAATTGTTATTCGTCAATCCTTTTTAAGAATTGATGTGACATCGTTGACTGAAAACTACATAAATTATTCATTCGGAGAAGCTTTTACACACGACTCCAAGAGTGACTCCAATCAGTTGATTTACTTATATTCTCAAAGTGAGTTCAATCCAACAGATGATAAAATAAGAAAAGGGACATCAGAATTGATGTTACATTTTAATGTTGATGAAAAGGAGTTTTTTGGCGATTTTTGGACTAACCATAATTCGAAAGGAAACCTAAATCTAAAAAAAGTAAAATCGAAGCATGCTAAATCCTTTTTAGAAGCAAAGAAATTTGTAAAATGA
- a CDS encoding aldo/keto reductase codes for MELRKLGNSDVKVTPMAFGAWAIGGWMWGGAEEQAAIRAIKAAFDAGITTIDTAPVYGFGRSEELVGKALAGIPREQYQILTKFGMNWQTEQGEYFFDSVDNDGRPFKMYKWASKEKVVQECEASLRRLKTDYIDLFQIHWPDATTPISETFEAVQRLIEQGKVRAAGVCNYNIAQVVEALETIQLVSNQVPYSMINRGIEKDVMPQAIEKGLGIIPYSPLQRGLLTGKIRTGHKFNEGDTREGNIFYTDENIRRTQALLDVIRPIAEKYNITLGQLVINWTIHRPGVACVLVGARDEQQVADNAKALEFTLTSEELNAITAAADKFSLAPLTPEV; via the coding sequence ATGGAACTAAGAAAATTAGGTAATTCAGATGTAAAGGTAACACCAATGGCTTTTGGTGCCTGGGCTATTGGTGGATGGATGTGGGGTGGAGCTGAGGAACAGGCTGCTATCCGTGCCATTAAAGCTGCTTTTGATGCAGGTATCACAACTATAGATACTGCTCCTGTGTATGGATTTGGCCGCAGTGAAGAGCTAGTAGGTAAGGCACTGGCAGGTATCCCCCGTGAGCAATATCAGATATTAACCAAGTTTGGCATGAACTGGCAAACCGAACAGGGAGAGTATTTCTTTGATTCTGTCGATAATGATGGAAGGCCGTTTAAAATGTATAAATGGGCATCAAAGGAAAAAGTGGTGCAGGAGTGTGAAGCTAGTCTGCGCCGCCTTAAAACAGATTATATCGATCTTTTCCAAATTCACTGGCCTGATGCTACTACCCCTATTAGCGAAACATTTGAAGCAGTGCAACGCCTGATAGAACAAGGCAAAGTAAGAGCTGCAGGCGTGTGCAATTATAATATAGCACAGGTCGTAGAAGCATTAGAGACCATTCAATTAGTATCAAACCAGGTACCGTATTCCATGATCAATCGTGGTATTGAAAAAGATGTTATGCCGCAGGCAATTGAGAAAGGGTTAGGTATTATTCCTTACAGCCCTTTACAAAGGGGGCTGCTGACGGGTAAGATAAGAACTGGGCATAAGTTTAATGAAGGTGATACCAGAGAGGGAAATATTTTTTATACAGATGAAAACATACGTCGAACGCAGGCACTTTTGGATGTGATAAGACCTATTGCTGAAAAGTATAATATAACTTTAGGGCAGTTGGTGATTAACTGGACGATACACCGGCCAGGAGTTGCCTGTGTATTGGTAGGAGCCCGAGACGAACAGCAGGTGGCTGACAATGCGAAAGCTTTGGAGTTCACCCTGACTTCTGAAGAATTAAATGCTATTACTGCCGCTGCTGATAAATTCAGTCTGGCACCGTTAACTCCGGAAGTATAA
- a CDS encoding KAP family P-loop NTPase fold protein, whose translation MQNKILKPTTITLFIILCLLIVFHVPVENLINTTLVKYVLAYCEKSPLNNFIFILLSIGLIIYSYIHRKAIIANNTLIILLIVSTIYLFYRITDATWSFTPFYKLEGVKYFDIVLLATALPLVIKALKVVQPKREQKGEKQSISFFNDEPIDENKPDELGYNEYAKTVAGKIESSNFENSFAIGVNGKWGMGKTSFFNLIKANLTSDNHILVDFNSWNSSSSTAIIQDFFDTLQDELRPYYSSLAQQLIKYANKLSSLNDNTFTQSFRASTVLLTGDSSISNLHEAIDHKLRKIGKKLIIFVDDLDRLDKYEILEVMRLIRNTANFYNTIFIVAYDRDYVLKAVQDYNSHNYQSYLEKIFQLEINLPAIDTSIFKDNLLKNLKAIFPKNLHQSITTALFRQYFEKELNFTSWLTSLRDVTRLTNSISVTMEGLQGEVYIKDFIYLQLLRLKFPAVYEHISVNYFKYFTTQQQSSIKHKYILTPNKDNIVNINTARADQLKTSSCSTEIEKHLILNLDRYSIDEGSVKNIIELLELTFNKHAYDYQHHQDFLSVVYPIHFRKYFTYNLTNNNLSEVAFTNARLKSQTEFNKFILARVSEGLDRELKTRFEDIREYESREDFEKIIRGIFYLANLKPTDNDRYFSIVGYNDEDLINKLSMYDSSASTKFYPSPEEYLLFFLSLFKEATYPFTFESRLIGRWLKNSNWNLPVTKDDLVDCAVSYFEEYANRNNQIDDEFWRFFQYTHITIQAEDGTKKEIIPDKARHIFKKFILTKDLEGFLKSLIVPDRNNSARFSLTNYVLTFWKNWDEFLDILEANKDVNPLYIKEFIDFYNLLSVNGIETPIEYKFDVIPIDLSY comes from the coding sequence TTGCAAAACAAGATACTTAAACCAACAACTATAACGCTGTTCATAATCCTCTGTTTATTAATAGTCTTTCATGTTCCAGTTGAAAATTTAATTAATACAACATTAGTCAAGTATGTACTTGCTTATTGTGAGAAATCACCGTTAAACAACTTCATTTTTATTTTATTATCAATTGGCCTAATTATATACAGTTATATACATCGAAAAGCAATCATTGCTAACAACACATTAATTATTTTATTGATTGTGAGCACTATATATCTATTTTATAGAATAACTGATGCAACTTGGTCTTTTACTCCATTTTATAAGCTTGAAGGTGTCAAATATTTTGATATTGTATTACTTGCTACTGCTCTGCCTTTGGTTATAAAAGCATTAAAAGTAGTACAGCCAAAAAGAGAACAAAAAGGAGAAAAACAATCTATTTCATTCTTCAATGATGAACCTATAGATGAAAATAAACCTGATGAACTTGGGTATAATGAGTATGCAAAAACTGTAGCCGGAAAGATTGAGTCCTCCAATTTTGAAAACTCTTTTGCTATTGGTGTTAATGGAAAATGGGGAATGGGGAAAACATCTTTCTTCAACTTAATTAAAGCCAACCTAACTTCTGATAATCATATACTTGTTGATTTTAACTCCTGGAACAGTAGTAGCTCCACGGCTATTATTCAGGATTTCTTTGATACTCTACAAGATGAACTTCGACCATATTATTCATCTTTAGCTCAACAACTTATAAAGTATGCGAATAAACTCAGTTCTCTTAATGACAACACATTTACCCAGTCTTTCAGAGCATCTACCGTTTTATTAACTGGTGATTCTTCTATCTCAAACTTACATGAAGCTATTGATCATAAACTAAGGAAGATTGGTAAAAAGCTTATCATATTTGTAGATGATTTAGATCGATTAGATAAGTATGAGATATTAGAAGTTATGCGTCTTATTCGTAATACAGCAAATTTCTATAATACAATCTTTATTGTAGCGTATGACCGTGATTATGTACTTAAAGCGGTACAAGACTACAACTCTCATAATTACCAATCATACCTTGAAAAAATCTTTCAGCTAGAAATAAATCTTCCTGCTATTGATACAAGTATTTTTAAAGATAATTTATTGAAAAACTTGAAAGCTATTTTCCCTAAAAATTTGCATCAATCAATCACAACAGCTCTCTTTAGGCAATATTTTGAAAAGGAGTTAAATTTTACTTCTTGGTTAACAAGTTTGAGAGATGTTACTCGGCTTACAAATTCTATATCGGTTACAATGGAAGGCCTACAGGGAGAAGTTTATATAAAAGACTTTATATACTTACAACTTTTGCGCCTAAAATTCCCTGCAGTATATGAACACATCTCGGTAAATTATTTTAAGTACTTTACAACTCAGCAACAATCATCTATTAAACATAAATACATCTTAACTCCTAATAAAGACAACATAGTTAACATAAATACTGCTCGTGCAGACCAGTTAAAAACTTCTTCTTGTTCTACAGAGATTGAAAAGCACTTGATACTAAATCTTGACCGTTATTCTATTGATGAAGGTTCTGTAAAGAACATAATAGAACTGCTTGAGCTAACATTTAATAAGCACGCTTATGACTATCAACACCATCAGGATTTCTTATCTGTAGTATACCCTATTCATTTTAGAAAGTATTTTACTTACAACCTAACAAATAATAACTTATCAGAGGTAGCATTTACAAATGCTAGATTAAAATCACAAACTGAGTTCAATAAGTTTATTCTTGCTCGAGTATCAGAAGGATTAGACAGAGAATTAAAGACAAGATTTGAAGATATAAGAGAATATGAAAGTAGAGAAGATTTTGAAAAAATAATCAGGGGTATATTCTACTTAGCTAATTTAAAGCCAACTGATAATGACCGCTACTTTTCTATTGTTGGTTATAACGATGAAGATTTAATCAATAAACTTTCAATGTATGATTCAAGTGCTAGTACTAAATTTTACCCTTCCCCTGAAGAATATTTATTGTTCTTTTTAAGCCTGTTTAAAGAAGCAACATATCCATTTACCTTTGAGAGTAGGCTAATAGGTAGATGGCTTAAAAATTCTAATTGGAATTTACCTGTAACTAAAGACGACTTAGTGGATTGTGCAGTATCATACTTTGAAGAATATGCAAATAGGAATAATCAGATAGATGATGAATTCTGGCGCTTTTTTCAATATACACACATAACTATTCAAGCAGAAGACGGCACAAAAAAGGAAATAATACCAGATAAAGCGAGACACATTTTCAAGAAGTTTATTCTCACCAAAGATTTAGAAGGTTTTCTTAAAAGCTTAATAGTTCCAGATAGAAATAATTCAGCCAGATTTTCACTAACCAATTATGTCTTAACTTTTTGGAAAAATTGGGATGAGTTTTTAGATATACTTGAGGCTAATAAAGATGTTAACCCACTTTATATCAAAGAGTTTATAGACTTCTACAACTTATTATCAGTAAATGGTATTGAGACCCCTATTGAATATAAATTCGATGTGATACCAATAGACCTCAGCTATTAA
- a CDS encoding site-specific integrase yields the protein MAKKTTESTPEKTPQTRVVVKGKLVKLRARKMPKGGESLYLDYNENGKRKYDFLGLHLTENPKTSKERQQNKDNQLLAERIRSERELQLSKNTLIVKASVQRKADFLLYLKEYTEAYPKKDKRVIKAMASQFKKFVGEPPIFPFSEITVRLCSRFRMHLELNCKGSTPYNYFKKFRKVIKQAVKDGIIGYNPAEDVENRYTEGIEKDVLTTDEIQKMADKECFLPEVKRAFLFSCVTGLRFCDVKELEWKSIADNVMRLKQQKTSKDVVINLNSSALKLLGKRPKPKVKATGKKKDKVAAVPEVQDERQLVFTLPTSNTCNKHLQSWAKKAGIEKKVTWHCARHSFGTNLFITGADIRSVSGLLGHSSLVETQKYVRLVESLKEKAVDNLPEITF from the coding sequence ATGGCAAAAAAGACAACTGAATCCACTCCTGAAAAGACACCACAAACCCGTGTGGTAGTAAAAGGAAAGCTGGTAAAACTACGCGCTAGGAAAATGCCTAAGGGTGGTGAATCGCTTTACCTAGACTACAACGAAAATGGCAAGCGCAAGTACGACTTTTTAGGGCTCCACCTAACAGAGAACCCGAAGACCAGCAAAGAGCGCCAGCAGAACAAAGACAATCAACTATTAGCCGAGCGCATACGGTCCGAGCGCGAATTACAGCTTTCCAAGAACACGCTCATCGTCAAAGCATCCGTTCAGCGCAAGGCGGACTTTCTACTGTATTTGAAAGAATATACTGAAGCGTATCCAAAGAAAGATAAACGTGTGATCAAGGCCATGGCCAGCCAGTTCAAGAAGTTTGTAGGAGAGCCGCCTATCTTTCCTTTCTCTGAAATTACGGTGCGTTTGTGTTCCCGCTTCCGAATGCATTTAGAGCTAAACTGCAAAGGCTCTACCCCCTATAACTACTTCAAAAAGTTTCGTAAAGTAATCAAGCAGGCCGTGAAAGACGGGATTATCGGCTATAACCCGGCTGAAGATGTAGAGAACCGCTATACTGAAGGCATTGAAAAAGATGTGCTTACCACTGATGAAATACAGAAGATGGCCGATAAGGAGTGTTTCCTGCCGGAAGTAAAACGAGCCTTTCTGTTTAGCTGCGTGACGGGCCTTCGCTTTTGCGATGTAAAGGAACTGGAATGGAAGTCTATTGCTGATAACGTGATGCGTTTAAAGCAGCAGAAAACAAGCAAGGATGTAGTGATCAACTTAAATTCTTCAGCGCTAAAACTGCTGGGCAAAAGACCTAAGCCAAAAGTTAAAGCTACCGGAAAGAAAAAAGATAAGGTAGCAGCTGTCCCTGAAGTACAAGATGAACGCCAATTGGTTTTTACGCTTCCAACTAGTAACACCTGCAATAAACATTTGCAAAGCTGGGCAAAAAAAGCAGGTATAGAGAAGAAAGTGACCTGGCACTGTGCCCGCCACTCCTTTGGCACCAACCTGTTCATTACAGGAGCAGACATTCGTTCGGTGTCAGGCTTACTAGGGCACTCCAGCCTGGTAGAAACACAGAAGTATGTACGACTAGTAGAGTCCCTGAAAGAGAAGGCAGTTGATAACCTCCCTGAGATTACTTTTTAA
- a CDS encoding SUKH-4 family immunity protein has translation MVYKELIKDWESEKLFRFDMHDLSDKGLNEETIAFMSIVGLPTSAAPFLSFAGDSEKVLSSIFDTFETGEDRHKYFLSIGSDGAGDPVCIDLRNECHVIILNHEEDFEPTFMNSSVNELFQFLTLYKKFVEKIIRVNGEDAFLDADFTDSQYEELKKAMEEVDNKALRTNTFWAQELAQLLGNREYYQSQK, from the coding sequence ATGGTTTATAAAGAGCTGATAAAAGATTGGGAGTCTGAAAAGCTATTCAGATTTGATATGCATGACCTCTCTGATAAGGGGTTAAATGAAGAAACAATAGCTTTCATGTCAATTGTCGGACTACCGACATCAGCTGCACCATTCTTATCTTTTGCTGGTGACTCAGAAAAGGTATTAAGTAGCATCTTCGACACATTTGAGACGGGAGAAGATAGGCATAAATACTTTTTAAGTATAGGTTCTGACGGTGCAGGTGACCCTGTTTGCATAGACCTTAGAAATGAATGCCATGTCATTATTTTGAACCATGAAGAAGACTTTGAACCAACATTTATGAACTCTTCAGTTAATGAATTATTTCAGTTTCTAACTCTATACAAAAAATTTGTCGAAAAAATCATTAGAGTAAATGGCGAAGACGCTTTTCTTGACGCAGACTTCACGGATAGCCAGTACGAAGAATTAAAGAAGGCTATGGAAGAAGTAGACAATAAAGCGCTTAGAACTAATACCTTTTGGGCGCAGGAGCTTGCTCAATTATTAGGGAATAGAGAATACTACCAGAGTCAAAAATAA